The following are encoded together in the Bradyrhizobium algeriense genome:
- a CDS encoding alkaline phosphatase family protein, with protein sequence MTTKTPAKNVLWIMCDQLRYDYLGCTGHPVLKTPNIDAMAKRGVLFSKAYVQSPICGPSRMSFYTGRYMRSHGSHWNGWPLRIGEPTLGDHLKKIGVRNVLVGKTHMAPDLEGLKNLGIPPDSIIGVHVSECGFEPYERDDGLHPTGRPRPAYDNYLRQHGYDAPNPWEHWANSGAAEDGSLQNGWLLVHADKAARVPDEHSETPYMTRRAMEFITDAEDDGRPWCLHLSYIKPHWPYIAPEPYASMYGPEDVQPVIRSQEERANAHPVFAAYMDMRYSRNMSRNEAREKVIPTYMGLIKQIDDQMGVLMRFLEARGLLDTTMIVFTSDHGDYLGDHWMGEKDLFHEQSARIPLIVIDPSSAADSTRGTVSDALVEAIDLAPTFIDYFGSNPPDHILEGRSLLPLLHGKRPADWRKVVFSEYDYAMQDVRVMLGQPIERCRLFMVFDGRWKFIHASGFRPMLYDLESDPQELTDRGADPACADVVARLQSELFDWALHPRMHITTPNAKIAAYAAQQLQVKNGVLIGIWDEAELGAIREKIGIIRS encoded by the coding sequence ATGACGACCAAAACGCCCGCGAAGAATGTGCTGTGGATCATGTGCGACCAGCTTCGCTACGACTATCTCGGCTGCACCGGGCACCCCGTTCTGAAGACGCCAAACATCGACGCGATGGCCAAGCGCGGCGTTCTGTTCTCGAAGGCCTATGTGCAGTCGCCGATCTGCGGCCCGTCGCGGATGTCGTTCTATACCGGCCGCTACATGCGCTCGCACGGCTCGCACTGGAACGGCTGGCCGCTGCGCATAGGCGAACCGACGCTCGGCGATCACTTGAAGAAGATCGGCGTCCGCAATGTGTTGGTCGGCAAGACCCACATGGCCCCCGACCTCGAAGGGCTGAAGAATCTCGGGATTCCACCGGACTCGATCATCGGCGTGCATGTGTCGGAATGCGGGTTCGAACCCTATGAGCGCGATGACGGCCTGCACCCGACCGGGCGGCCGCGCCCGGCCTACGACAATTATTTGCGCCAGCACGGCTACGACGCCCCCAATCCGTGGGAGCACTGGGCCAATTCCGGCGCAGCCGAGGACGGGAGCCTGCAGAACGGCTGGCTGCTGGTGCATGCCGACAAGGCGGCGCGCGTGCCGGACGAGCATTCCGAAACGCCCTACATGACGCGGCGCGCGATGGAGTTCATTACCGATGCCGAGGACGACGGAAGGCCATGGTGCCTGCATCTGTCCTACATCAAGCCGCACTGGCCCTACATCGCGCCGGAGCCCTACGCCAGCATGTACGGGCCTGAGGACGTGCAGCCGGTGATCCGCTCGCAGGAGGAACGCGCCAACGCCCATCCGGTGTTCGCCGCCTATATGGACATGCGCTACTCCCGCAACATGTCGCGCAACGAGGCGCGCGAAAAAGTCATTCCGACCTATATGGGCCTGATCAAGCAGATCGACGACCAGATGGGCGTCCTGATGCGCTTCCTCGAAGCGCGCGGCCTGCTCGACACCACCATGATCGTGTTCACGTCAGACCATGGCGACTATCTCGGCGATCACTGGATGGGCGAGAAGGATCTGTTCCACGAGCAATCGGCCAGGATCCCGCTGATCGTGATCGATCCGTCAAGCGCCGCCGACAGCACGCGCGGCACGGTGAGCGATGCGCTGGTCGAGGCGATCGACCTGGCGCCGACCTTCATCGACTATTTCGGCAGCAATCCGCCGGACCACATTCTGGAAGGACGTTCGCTGCTGCCGCTTTTGCATGGCAAGCGGCCGGCTGACTGGCGCAAGGTCGTGTTCTCCGAATACGACTACGCGATGCAGGACGTCCGCGTGATGCTGGGCCAGCCGATCGAGCGCTGCCGGCTGTTCATGGTGTTCGACGGCCGCTGGAAATTCATTCACGCCTCCGGCTTCCGCCCGATGCTCTACGATCTCGAAAGCGACCCGCAGGAATTGACCGATCGCGGCGCCGACCCCGCCTGCGCTGACGTCGTGGCGCGGCTGCAATCGGAGTTGTTCGACTGGGCGCTGCATCCGAGGATGCACATCACCACGCCGAATGCGAAGATCGCGGCATATGCTGCCCAGCAATTGCAGGTGAAGAACGGCGTGCTGATCGGCATCTGGGACGAGGCCGAGCTCGGCGCCATCAGGGAGAAGATCGGGATTATCCGCAGTTGA
- the rlmB gene encoding 23S rRNA (guanosine(2251)-2'-O)-methyltransferase RlmB: MSDRDRKPPFRRGGGKPFEKGRKFARPPGRDRDSSPDGPVILYGWHTVSAALANPERQIRKLFLTENAAKRLADENIDTRVPPEIVRPNAIDQRLGPDAVHQGLLAEAEPLPSPDIDTLAQEGIVLVLDQITDPHNVGAIMRSAAAFAVKAIVTTARHSPEATGALAKSASGALELVPLVTVQNLARALNELNDRGFMTVGLDSEGSEDLGAVTLQQPLALVLGAEGKGLRQLTRETCSVVARLDMPGEIKSLNVSNAAVLALYIGASRLGLMK, translated from the coding sequence ATGAGCGATCGCGACCGAAAACCGCCGTTCCGCCGTGGCGGCGGTAAACCCTTCGAAAAAGGGCGGAAATTCGCCCGTCCACCGGGCCGGGACCGGGATTCGAGCCCTGACGGGCCGGTGATTCTTTATGGCTGGCACACGGTTTCGGCGGCCCTGGCCAACCCGGAACGGCAGATCCGAAAGCTGTTCCTGACCGAAAACGCCGCAAAGCGCCTAGCGGACGAGAATATCGACACCCGCGTTCCCCCCGAAATCGTCCGCCCGAACGCGATCGACCAGCGGCTCGGCCCCGACGCCGTGCATCAGGGGCTATTGGCGGAGGCCGAGCCCCTGCCCTCGCCCGATATCGATACGCTGGCTCAGGAAGGCATCGTGCTGGTGCTCGACCAGATCACCGATCCGCACAATGTCGGCGCAATCATGCGCTCGGCGGCGGCATTTGCGGTGAAAGCGATCGTCACCACGGCCCGGCACAGTCCGGAGGCCACCGGCGCACTGGCGAAATCCGCCTCCGGCGCGCTGGAGCTGGTACCGCTGGTGACCGTGCAGAACCTCGCCCGCGCGCTCAACGAGTTGAACGACCGCGGCTTCATGACGGTTGGGCTGGACAGCGAGGGCAGCGAGGACCTCGGCGCGGTGACGCTACAGCAGCCGCTGGCGCTGGTGCTGGGGGCCGAGGGCAAGGGCCTGCGGCAACTGACGCGCGAGACCTGCAGCGTGGTGGCGCGGCTCGACATGCCCGGCGAGATCAAGAGCCTGAACGTGTCGAACGCCGCGGTGCTGGCGCTCTATATCGGCGCGAGCCGGCTCGGCCTGATGAAATGA
- a CDS encoding ABC transporter substrate-binding protein → MQTRVRTLIALVLALTSLGAITERVRDPGVTDTEIRIGNVMPYSGSLEVFGAIGKAEAAYFEMINERGGINGRKVRFISYDDKSDPSTALSLTRDLIEKDDVLLMFGSFGTPGNFAVRAYLNERQIPQLFVASGDDHLSDPSLFPWTMGWQPSIREEGRIYANYIHAFYPGKRIVALWQNDHFGRELFKGLEDGLGDIARMIRVDIAYDIADEHLDTHVSILKRSGAEIFVFAGVPENAAKVARIAADLNWHPVFILNHMASSIATAPKPAGQEKSLGVITATFLKDANDPAWKDEQAARDWQTFVEKYNRAGGRDDSNAVFGYAAAETLAQVLKQCGNDLSRENVMKQAAALKDYQGSMLLPGIKISTGPWNFRPIKHLRLIQFDGRTWQPIGDVLETAFSNAQK, encoded by the coding sequence ATGCAAACCAGGGTCCGAACGCTGATTGCTCTTGTCCTGGCGCTTACGTCATTGGGCGCGATCACCGAGCGGGTGCGCGATCCAGGCGTGACCGACACTGAAATTCGCATCGGCAACGTTATGCCCTATAGCGGGAGTCTGGAGGTCTTCGGCGCGATTGGAAAAGCCGAAGCGGCGTATTTTGAGATGATCAACGAGCGTGGCGGGATCAACGGCCGCAAGGTGCGCTTCATCTCATATGACGACAAATCCGATCCATCGACCGCTCTAAGCCTCACGCGCGACCTGATCGAGAAAGACGACGTGCTCTTGATGTTCGGTTCGTTCGGAACGCCGGGGAATTTTGCCGTTCGCGCATACCTGAATGAAAGGCAAATTCCCCAACTCTTTGTCGCCTCCGGAGACGATCATCTGAGCGATCCGTCGCTGTTTCCGTGGACAATGGGCTGGCAGCCCTCCATTCGCGAAGAGGGACGCATCTACGCCAACTACATCCACGCGTTCTACCCCGGAAAAAGGATCGTAGCCCTTTGGCAGAACGATCATTTCGGTCGAGAACTGTTCAAGGGGCTGGAAGACGGGCTCGGTGACATCGCCCGGATGATCAGGGTCGACATCGCCTACGATATCGCAGACGAGCATTTGGACACGCACGTATCGATCTTGAAGCGATCAGGCGCCGAAATTTTCGTATTCGCAGGGGTGCCGGAAAACGCAGCGAAAGTCGCCCGAATAGCGGCGGATCTCAATTGGCACCCGGTGTTCATCTTGAACCATATGGCGTCATCGATCGCGACGGCGCCAAAGCCCGCCGGCCAGGAAAAATCCTTGGGCGTCATTACAGCCACTTTCTTGAAGGATGCGAATGATCCGGCCTGGAAGGACGAGCAAGCCGCCAGGGACTGGCAGACATTTGTTGAGAAATATAATCGGGCCGGCGGCAGAGACGACAGTAACGCCGTGTTCGGCTACGCCGCCGCCGAGACATTGGCCCAGGTGCTCAAGCAATGCGGCAACGACTTGTCTCGCGAGAACGTCATGAAGCAGGCGGCGGCCCTAAAAGACTATCAAGGCTCCATGTTGTTGCCCGGGATCAAAATCAGCACGGGACCTTGGAACTTCCGGCCGATCAAACACCTGCGGCTCATTCAATTCGACGGCCGCACCTGGCAGCCGATCGGCGACGTGCTCGAAACGGCTTTCTCCAACGCGCAGAAGTAG
- a CDS encoding YciI family protein — protein MLYAMLAYHVEAEVTSWTAEEDAALMTELLAVHDRLNAKKLLGPAARLGATAEARTLRGPGAGMVIDGPFAETKEQLLGLYVLNCADEEEAIGIARDLHRVNPSAVYEIRPIRLYLPGESLPETAQEG, from the coding sequence ATGCTCTACGCCATGCTGGCCTACCACGTCGAAGCCGAGGTCACGTCCTGGACGGCGGAGGAGGACGCGGCCCTGATGACCGAACTGCTGGCCGTGCATGACCGGCTGAACGCGAAGAAGCTGCTCGGGCCGGCGGCGCGGCTGGGCGCGACGGCAGAAGCCCGCACCTTGCGAGGTCCGGGCGCCGGAATGGTCATCGACGGGCCGTTTGCCGAAACGAAAGAGCAGCTGCTGGGTCTATATGTGCTGAATTGCGCCGACGAGGAGGAAGCGATCGGCATTGCGCGCGACCTGCACCGGGTCAATCCGTCCGCCGTCTACGAAATCCGCCCGATCAGGCTTTATCTCCCCGGAGAATCCTTGCCGGAGACCGCTCAAGAAGGCTGA
- a CDS encoding DUF4239 domain-containing protein: MSDWLHNLPVPLMAIAIFAFTYLLAIIIFASVSALATGERAKSFQAISPGMLPVLGILFGLFVAFTAAQVWSDSDRGSAAVSREASALRAVVLLAAGLPPEQESRLRDLIRDYVEQTATVEWPMMARQTASLRSAPIALAEALQFVVSMTPQNPGQQTAQREIISALGSALDARRQRIIVSQAEVNSVKWWSLYLQAICELLVIAVVHCGNRLASGIAMGLFATGVATSVLLIAAHDRPFTGQISIGPEPLLQIMPGKSAS, encoded by the coding sequence ATGAGCGACTGGTTACACAATCTGCCGGTACCGTTGATGGCAATAGCTATCTTCGCCTTTACCTATCTGCTTGCCATAATTATTTTCGCCAGTGTTTCGGCACTCGCGACGGGAGAGCGCGCAAAATCATTCCAGGCGATTTCTCCCGGTATGTTGCCGGTGCTGGGTATCCTATTCGGCCTGTTTGTTGCTTTCACCGCTGCACAGGTCTGGAGTGACAGTGATCGTGGTAGTGCGGCGGTCAGCCGAGAGGCCAGCGCGCTGAGAGCCGTTGTGCTTCTAGCGGCTGGCCTGCCGCCAGAACAGGAAAGCCGGTTGCGTGACCTGATTCGTGACTACGTTGAGCAAACAGCAACGGTGGAATGGCCGATGATGGCGCGCCAAACGGCTTCACTGAGGTCGGCTCCTATTGCTCTGGCCGAGGCGCTGCAGTTCGTTGTCTCGATGACTCCGCAGAACCCGGGCCAGCAGACCGCGCAGCGCGAAATAATCAGCGCACTGGGGTCCGCGCTCGATGCGCGCCGGCAACGGATCATCGTCAGCCAAGCAGAAGTCAATTCGGTGAAATGGTGGAGCCTGTACCTGCAGGCGATATGCGAGTTGCTCGTGATCGCCGTGGTCCACTGCGGCAATCGGCTGGCATCGGGGATAGCGATGGGGCTGTTCGCGACAGGAGTGGCCACCTCCGTACTGCTGATCGCCGCTCACGACCGGCCATTCACCGGTCAAATCTCGATCGGGCCGGAGCCTCTTCTGCAAATCATGCCAGGTAAGTCGGCGAGCTAG
- a CDS encoding metallophosphoesterase, producing MDPTLQDLIERIGSEHVERRLKVEVEHEAQLFGQGLIIFNLENWYAAPWIVRTALKLTGLYGRARRNADHVVVKQHSVAFANLPSAFDNFTILHISDLHADISVGAMRHLVSVVGGLQYDICVLTGDYRGKTYGPFEKSLEIIDELQAQLKGPVYGVLGNHDSIRMAPSMEAMGICMLFNECEPIVRDGQRIFLAGVDDPHFYRADDIEKAASKIPSDAFSILLAHTPEVYDRAMSVRFDLMLCGHTHGGQLCLPGGIPIKLEAALPRFMGAGPWRHGAMVGYTSVGAGTSLLPVRLNCPPEITLHTLRDGQQL from the coding sequence TTGGATCCTACTCTGCAAGACCTGATCGAGCGAATTGGATCAGAACATGTTGAGCGGCGACTGAAAGTCGAAGTCGAGCATGAGGCCCAGCTGTTCGGCCAGGGACTGATCATTTTCAATCTTGAAAACTGGTACGCAGCGCCGTGGATTGTCAGAACTGCGCTGAAGCTGACTGGACTTTATGGCCGTGCGCGTCGAAACGCTGACCACGTCGTTGTCAAACAACATAGCGTGGCTTTCGCCAATCTTCCCTCGGCATTTGACAATTTCACTATCCTTCACATCAGCGATCTGCATGCCGACATAAGTGTAGGCGCGATGCGGCATCTGGTTAGCGTGGTCGGCGGCCTTCAATACGACATTTGCGTCTTAACCGGCGACTATCGCGGCAAGACATATGGTCCATTCGAAAAAAGTCTAGAAATCATCGATGAACTGCAGGCCCAATTGAAGGGGCCAGTTTATGGGGTGCTTGGTAACCACGACAGCATCCGTATGGCCCCTTCAATGGAAGCCATGGGAATCTGCATGCTGTTCAACGAGTGCGAACCGATTGTTCGTGACGGACAACGTATTTTCCTGGCCGGCGTTGACGATCCGCATTTCTATCGGGCAGACGACATTGAGAAAGCCGCGTCGAAAATTCCTTCAGATGCCTTTTCGATTTTGTTGGCGCACACGCCGGAAGTCTACGATCGAGCGATGAGCGTCAGATTCGATCTCATGTTATGCGGACACACCCACGGAGGCCAGCTTTGCCTACCCGGTGGAATTCCGATCAAGCTGGAGGCAGCATTACCTAGATTCATGGGCGCTGGACCATGGCGCCATGGCGCCATGGTCGGATATACCTCGGTGGGCGCTGGCACGAGCCTTCTGCCGGTCCGCTTAAACTGCCCGCCGGAGATAACTCTGCATACCTTGCGCGATGGGCAGCAGCTCTAG
- the rocD gene encoding ornithine--oxo-acid transaminase has protein sequence MDPSVTDFIAREARFGAQNYEPLGVVLSRGEGVFVWDTQGHRYLDCLSAYSAVNQGHCHPKILAAMVEQAGRLTLTSRAFHNDQLALFYEEIAALTGSHKVLPMNSGAEAVESAIKSVRKWGYEVKGVPDGQAEIIVCADNFHGRTLGIIGFSTDPAARDHFGPFAAGFKIIAFGDAAALKKAITPNTVAFLVEPIQGEAGVVIPPSGYFTEVRELCAAHDVMLILDEIQTGLGRTGKLLAEQHEGIEADVTLLGKALSGGFYPVSAVLSNNAVLGTLKPGQHGSTFGGNPLACAVARAALRVLVEEGMIENAAAQGTRFLDGLSSIRSNTIREVRGRGLMLAVELHPEAGGARRYCQALQARGILAKDTHGHTIRIAPPLVISSDQVDWALEQIAATLRQDFS, from the coding sequence ATGGATCCATCGGTCACTGATTTCATCGCGAGGGAAGCGCGCTTTGGCGCCCAGAACTACGAACCGCTCGGCGTCGTTCTGTCGCGGGGCGAGGGCGTCTTTGTTTGGGATACGCAGGGCCATCGCTACCTCGATTGCCTCTCCGCCTATTCCGCGGTGAATCAGGGCCACTGCCATCCGAAGATCTTGGCCGCGATGGTGGAGCAGGCGGGCCGGCTGACGCTGACGTCGCGCGCCTTTCACAACGACCAGCTGGCCCTCTTTTACGAAGAGATCGCGGCGCTGACCGGCTCCCACAAGGTGCTGCCGATGAACAGCGGTGCCGAAGCGGTGGAGAGCGCGATCAAGTCGGTGCGCAAATGGGGCTATGAGGTGAAGGGAGTGCCGGACGGGCAGGCCGAAATCATCGTCTGCGCCGATAATTTTCACGGCCGCACCCTTGGCATCATCGGCTTCAGCACCGACCCGGCGGCACGTGACCATTTCGGACCGTTCGCGGCGGGCTTCAAGATCATCGCCTTCGGCGATGCCGCGGCGCTGAAGAAGGCAATCACGCCCAACACGGTCGCCTTTTTGGTCGAACCGATCCAGGGAGAAGCGGGCGTCGTCATCCCGCCGTCAGGTTACTTTACAGAAGTGCGCGAACTCTGCGCCGCGCACGACGTGATGTTGATTCTGGACGAGATCCAGACCGGGCTCGGCCGCACCGGCAAGCTGCTCGCGGAACAGCACGAGGGCATCGAGGCGGATGTCACGCTGCTCGGCAAGGCGTTGTCCGGCGGCTTTTACCCAGTGTCGGCCGTGCTTTCGAACAACGCGGTGCTCGGCACCCTGAAACCTGGCCAGCACGGTTCGACCTTCGGCGGCAATCCGCTGGCCTGTGCGGTGGCTCGCGCCGCGCTGCGCGTGCTGGTCGAGGAAGGGATGATCGAGAACGCAGCCGCCCAGGGCACCCGCTTTCTCGATGGCCTGAGCAGCATCCGCAGCAACACGATCCGGGAAGTGCGCGGACGCGGGCTGATGCTGGCCGTCGAGCTTCACCCGGAAGCGGGCGGTGCACGTCGCTACTGTCAGGCCCTGCAGGCCCGAGGCATCCTCGCCAAGGACACACATGGGCACACGATTCGCATCGCTCCGCCGCTAGTTATCTCCAGCGATCAGGTCGACTGGGCGCTGGAACAGATCGCCGCCACTTTGAGGCAGGACTTCTCGTGA
- a CDS encoding DUF2934 domain-containing protein gives MPNLEEAIRERAYHLWIADGEPEGQADIYWLNAQREILTTSVENSGSNADAAAPTDTRLVATKSAKKAKVARSGKNKTRAA, from the coding sequence ATGCCAAATCTGGAAGAGGCCATTCGCGAACGTGCCTACCACCTCTGGATCGCCGATGGTGAACCCGAGGGCCAGGCAGACATCTATTGGCTCAATGCTCAACGCGAAATTCTCACGACATCAGTTGAAAACTCAGGCAGCAACGCTGACGCCGCAGCGCCCACCGACACGAGATTGGTTGCGACGAAATCCGCCAAAAAGGCAAAGGTCGCCCGATCGGGAAAAAACAAAACCCGCGCCGCATAG